Genomic segment of Arthrobacter antioxidans:
GCGGGCAACCGCCACAACGTGGGCCAGATGGTCCTCGACCTGCTCGCCTCCCGGATGAGCGGACGCTTCACGTCCTCGAAGGCGCAGGCGGTCACCCTCGAGGGGCGCCTGGGGATCGGCGGTCCGCGCCTGGTCCTGGCGAAGCCGCTCACCTACATGAACATCACGGGCGGCCCGGTCTCCACGCTGGCCCGCTTCCACGACGTCGCGCCCGATCACGTGATCGCCGTGCACGACGAGATCGACATCCCCTTCAACACGCTGAAGCTCAAGCTCGGCGGCGGGGAGGGCGGGCACAACGGCCTGCGCGACATCAGCAAGGCCCTCGGCACCAAGGACTACCACCGGGTGCGTGTGGGCGTGGGTCGTCCCCCTGGACGCCAGGATGCCGCGGACTTCGTGCTCAAGGACTTCGGCACGGTGGAGAAGAAGGAACTGCCCTTCCTGCTCGACGATGCAGCGGACGCCGTCGAACTCCTCATCCGCGACGGCCTGCTGGAAGCCCAGCAGAAGTTCCACGCCCCGGCCTAGGCCCCGGTGAGGGGCGCATAGGACTACCTACGCGAAGAAGGGGCGGAAGTGGCGGATCTCCACCCCTGGTCGGCTGGTTTCCCTCTCCGACGCAGGTGAGGACTCGCACCCGCGTAGTGAATCCCCATCTTTGCGAGTGGGTGGCCGTAGTCGGAAACCGGCCGAACAAGTAGCACTCTTCTTACGGCCCGTAGGTCCCACTCGTGTTACCGGGCAACTACCTTCCTACTGTGATCACAGGTCTTTGGTGGTTATCTGGGGGAAGAGGGCGACGACGTCGTGCAGTCTCAAACACGCGGTTCCATGAGTACGAACAGCTCGCCGGCGGTCGGCCCGTCGGTCACCTCGGACGGGGAGCGGGCCTTCTTCCAGGTGCGGACACAGCTCGTCGAGGACGTCCTGCGGCGCGTCGTCTCGGGGGACGGCGTCGGAGCCGCACTGCTGGGCGAGGAAGGCAGCGGCAAGACGGTCGTCCTGCGCGTCGTCGCACACCGTGCTTCCCGGACCCACCACGTCATCCGGATGTGGGCCTCGCGGACCTCCGCCTCCGAGCCCTACCGGGCCATCGCCTTCCTGCTGGCGGAACTGGAGGCGGAGCAGGCGGAGCACCCGCTGACCATGTTCCAGGGAATCTGCGCCCTGCTCGAGGAGCAGGCGAACGGGCGACCCGTGGTGCTCGCCATCGACAACGCGGAGCACCTGGATCCGGAGTCGGCCACGATCATCTCGCGGCTCGTGATCGCCGGACGGGCGTCCGTCCTGATCGCCGCCGAATCCCTCGGTGCCATGGACGACTCGTTCGCCCGGCTGTGGCGTGAAGGCGACCTGGAGCGCTTCGATCTCCAGCCCCTGACCCGGAGGGAGATACGTTCCGTCGCGGAGGCAGTGCTCGGGGCCCCCCTCTCACCGGATGCGCTCGAGGCCCTGTGGCGCTCGAGCGAGGGCAACGCCCGCTTCCTGCGCTGCGCACTCGAGGAGCTGCCGTCGTCGGACGTCAGCCTCCACGGGGGCGTCTGGGTCTCCACCGGCGATTCCACCGTGGTCCCCTCCCTGGTGCGCGAGAGGACCCACGCCGTCCTCGACGACCTCCACCCGCGGGAACTGGAGATCGTGCGTGTTCTCGCCCTCGCCGGATCCCTTCCCGCCGCAGCCGTCCGGCGGCTCGCGGGCCGGCTCGACAGCCCCTCGGACGCGCCGGGGGCCGCTGCAGGGCACCTCGACGCCCTGCAGTCCCTGACGGCGCTCGAGACCGGTGGAGGAACGGCGATCCTGTCCCTGCGGTCACCGCTGGTGGCGGCCGCCGTGCGCGGACAGACGACGGCCACGACAGCGGCGGTGCTCCATGCCCTGCTGACCGACCTGCCGACCGAGGCCTTCGACCCCGCGGACCTGGATCCGGCGATGCACGCCGAATGGCTCCTCCTCGCCGGACTGCCTGTCCCGCGGGGCCTGTGCCTGGCAGCGGCGCGACGCTGCACCGCCCTGGGGCAGGCGGTCCGCGCACGCTTCTGGATCACCCGCCGCCCCGCTGACCAGGATCTCCAAGGCCTCGTCGAGGCTGCTCGCGGCGCATTCGCCGACGGGCACCCCGAGGAGGCCCGGGCGCTGATGGCCGCGGGACACCTCCTGGCAGGGTCCGAGGAGGCCCCCGGTGCGGCGGCGACCACCCTCCTCATCCTGCGGAGCCGCGCCGCTCGACTCTCCGGCGGTAGTCCGGCTGAATGGACCGCGCTGCTCGACGAGGCCGAGGCCTCCATCGACTCGACCGAGCGGGACCCCGGAACCCCGTGGAGCAGCCGGCACGTCCTCGAGCAGCGCGGCGAGCTTGCGGTCGCGCGCGCCGAGGCGGCGTCGTTCGGCGGGGACTACCGGGCGGTCCTGCG
This window contains:
- the pth gene encoding aminoacyl-tRNA hydrolase — its product is MSSDTWLVVGLGNPGPGYAGNRHNVGQMVLDLLASRMSGRFTSSKAQAVTLEGRLGIGGPRLVLAKPLTYMNITGGPVSTLARFHDVAPDHVIAVHDEIDIPFNTLKLKLGGGEGGHNGLRDISKALGTKDYHRVRVGVGRPPGRQDAADFVLKDFGTVEKKELPFLLDDAADAVELLIRDGLLEAQQKFHAPA
- a CDS encoding LuxR C-terminal-related transcriptional regulator; amino-acid sequence: MSTNSSPAVGPSVTSDGERAFFQVRTQLVEDVLRRVVSGDGVGAALLGEEGSGKTVVLRVVAHRASRTHHVIRMWASRTSASEPYRAIAFLLAELEAEQAEHPLTMFQGICALLEEQANGRPVVLAIDNAEHLDPESATIISRLVIAGRASVLIAAESLGAMDDSFARLWREGDLERFDLQPLTRREIRSVAEAVLGAPLSPDALEALWRSSEGNARFLRCALEELPSSDVSLHGGVWVSTGDSTVVPSLVRERTHAVLDDLHPRELEIVRVLALAGSLPAAAVRRLAGRLDSPSDAPGAAAGHLDALQSLTALETGGGTAILSLRSPLVAAAVRGQTTATTAAVLHALLTDLPTEAFDPADLDPAMHAEWLLLAGLPVPRGLCLAAARRCTALGQAVRARFWITRRPADQDLQGLVEAARGAFADGHPEEARALMAAGHLLAGSEEAPGAAATTLLILRSRAARLSGGSPAEWTALLDEAEASIDSTERDPGTPWSSRHVLEQRGELAVARAEAASFGGDYRAVLRILQDGGRTGWTPEQGVSADALLCEALALTDQQHAAVGLARSLEARLGDQRGLGHRVVVAAWLRLAVAHYAAGSIGELARAADAESLPWSSSVARSGAAETVRGVVAVLQGRPEEALELLFPVARQLERQDPHGLLPLVAAGLAHSHAETGAVAPAIGYLPLAQAGHSMPWAVRALLTQIQLGSSGLREPRMQTATKLGDLADAACRGGAPMLELTHRLAQVRAGDTRAAEALAGAAARVEGAYAAACALYAQAVASGDAELFAQAMEHAHSVEDSGLARDCATQAIQTAQLLGARSVLRDIQRRARHLFGDITEMELSSALERLTKREREVAQLAARGASNRDIAARMEVTIRTVEGHLYQIYSKLHLRARSELADLVLTGER